The following proteins are encoded in a genomic region of Streptomyces collinus Tu 365:
- a CDS encoding type II toxin-antitoxin system PemK/MazF family toxin, producing the protein MQRGEVWLADFDERRPVVLLSGDEASGFLAMQVVAPAGTEISGVAVEVAVGASDGLPLEGVLRVALPRPGLVPCTWLVTLAREDLTEQVGVLSSAKLGEIEDALRAGGLEQVSLSGGRGRSGPL; encoded by the coding sequence ATGCAGCGCGGCGAGGTCTGGTTGGCGGACTTTGACGAGCGGCGGCCGGTAGTACTGCTGTCAGGAGACGAAGCGTCCGGGTTCCTGGCGATGCAGGTCGTCGCTCCCGCGGGGACGGAGATCAGCGGTGTGGCCGTCGAGGTGGCCGTGGGGGCGTCCGATGGGCTGCCTCTCGAGGGCGTCCTCCGAGTGGCGCTGCCACGTCCCGGTCTCGTCCCGTGCACTTGGCTGGTCACGCTGGCCCGGGAAGATCTGACCGAGCAGGTGGGAGTCTTGTCGTCAGCGAAGCTCGGCGAGATCGAGGATGCCCTCCGTGCCGGTGGACTCGAGCAGGTCTCACTTTCCGGAGGCCGGGGGAGGAGCGGACCCCTCTGA
- a CDS encoding flotillin family protein — MFGYRVPAPDEAMLISGGRRGLGGAPFRVVTGHGKFVLPVFRKVRFLTLSMCESEVTETCVTKQGISLHVRAVIAFKVGNDPESIINAGQRFLSDQEQMSVLTGRIFAGHLRAIIGSMTVEEIVTERQKLAAEVLDTSKTEMATIGLIVDSLQIQSIDDGDTGYIDAMSAPHKAAIQRQAQIAQAQATQAAVEAEQAAARKQAEYARQTAIVKAEYSAEVDRAQAEAAQAGPLAQAHAQQEVLAAQTELAERQAELRQQQLVAEVVKPAEAEAERVRILAAAEAQRMKIQAEAAASYDRVALDRMLIDQLPQIVKEAAGGLAGAQVNVLNGADGLGEIAAGLVSQGLTILDSVRQNMSGQDKNTKADSNTGSQGLLQLRSGKERPSDNGPVNVD; from the coding sequence ATGTTCGGATACCGCGTTCCCGCTCCCGACGAGGCGATGTTGATCTCGGGGGGCCGGCGGGGACTGGGGGGCGCGCCGTTCCGAGTGGTCACGGGGCACGGGAAGTTCGTGCTCCCGGTCTTTCGCAAGGTCCGCTTCCTCACCTTGTCGATGTGCGAGTCCGAGGTCACCGAGACCTGTGTGACCAAGCAGGGCATCTCCCTGCACGTCCGCGCGGTCATCGCCTTCAAGGTCGGCAACGACCCCGAGAGCATCATCAACGCCGGTCAGCGGTTCCTCTCCGACCAGGAGCAGATGTCGGTGCTCACCGGCCGGATCTTCGCCGGGCACCTGCGCGCCATCATCGGCTCCATGACGGTCGAGGAGATCGTCACCGAGCGCCAGAAGCTCGCCGCCGAGGTGCTGGACACCTCCAAGACGGAGATGGCGACGATCGGCCTGATCGTCGACTCCCTGCAGATCCAGTCGATCGACGACGGCGACACCGGTTACATCGACGCGATGTCGGCCCCGCACAAGGCGGCGATCCAGCGGCAGGCCCAGATCGCCCAGGCCCAGGCCACCCAGGCCGCAGTCGAAGCGGAGCAGGCGGCGGCCCGGAAGCAGGCCGAGTACGCCCGACAGACCGCGATCGTCAAGGCTGAGTACTCGGCCGAGGTGGACCGCGCCCAGGCGGAGGCCGCACAGGCGGGGCCGCTGGCCCAGGCCCACGCCCAGCAGGAGGTGCTGGCCGCCCAGACGGAACTGGCCGAGCGCCAGGCGGAGCTGCGTCAGCAGCAGCTGGTCGCCGAGGTCGTCAAGCCGGCCGAGGCCGAGGCCGAGCGGGTGCGGATCCTCGCGGCCGCCGAGGCTCAGCGCATGAAGATCCAGGCGGAGGCGGCGGCCTCGTACGACCGGGTGGCGCTGGACCGGATGCTGATCGACCAGCTGCCGCAGATCGTGAAGGAGGCGGCGGGCGGCCTCGCGGGCGCCCAGGTCAACGTCCTGAACGGCGCGGACGGCCTCGGCGAGATCGCCGCCGGCCTGGTGTCCCAGGGCCTGACGATCCTCGACTCGGTGCGGCAGAACATGAGCGGCCAGGACAAGAACACCAAGGCGGACAGCAACACCGGCTCCCAGGGGCTGCTGCAGCTGCGCTCGGGCAAGGAGCGGCCGTCGGACAACGGTCCGGTGAACGTCGACTAG